One Setaria viridis chromosome 3, Setaria_viridis_v4.0, whole genome shotgun sequence DNA window includes the following coding sequences:
- the LOC117848646 gene encoding uncharacterized protein: MLHPSIDADTAECDSAEGRRQSTRFPSRRTSTATAARTLSTTFVDVKMARSGHEEVTDSGAFDPSPSTFRSFVSRDSSARFPAAPGRYHLYVAYSCPWACRCLAFLKLKGLDHAIGFTSVKPVFERTKETDDHMGWVFPATKDEEPGAEPDPFNGAKSIRELYEIASRNYAGKPSVPVLWDKQLKTIVNNESAEIIRMLNSEFNEFAKNPDLDLYPAHLQASIDEINELVYEAINIGVYKCGFAKQQGPYDEAVTKLYEALDKCEDILSKQRFLCGNQLTEADVRLFTTLIRFDEVYSVYFKCNKKLIREYPNLFNYTKDIYQIPGISSTVNMEYIKKSYYGGYSPINPYGIIPVGPNIDYNAPHDREKFNA, from the exons ATGTTGCATCCATCGATCGATGCCGACACAGCAGAGTGCGACAGTGCTGAAGGCCGTAGGCAGAGCACACGATTCCCCAGTCGCCGCACCtccaccgccactgccgcccgGACGCTCTCCACCACCTTCGTCGACGTCAAG ATGGCGCGCTCGGGGCACGAGGAAGTCACCGACTCCGGGGCCTTCGACCCGTCGCCGTCCACCTTCCGGAGCTTCGTGTCCAGGGACAGCTCCGCCCGGTTCCCCGCCGCACCGGGGAGGTACCACCTCTACGTCGCCTACTCCTGCCCCTGGGCGTGCAGGTGCCTCGCCTTCCTCAAGCTCAAGGGCCTCGATCACGCCATCGGCTTCACC TCGGTGAAGCCCGTCTTTGAGAGGACCAAGGAGACCGACGACCATATGGGATGGGTGTTTCCTGCCACCAAAGATGAGGAGCCAGGTGCCGAGCCCGATCCTTTCAACGGAGCCAAGAGCATCAGGGAGCTTTACGAGATCGCCAGCAGAAATTACGCCGGGAAACCAAGCGTCCCT GTTCTATGGGACAAGCAGCTCAAGACCATCGTGAACAACGAGAGCGCGGAGATCATCCGAATGCTCAACTCCGAGTTCAACGAGTTTGCAAAGAATCCTGATCTGGATCTATACCCTGCTCATTTACAGGCCAGCATAGATGAGATCAATGAGTTGGTATACGAAGCGATAAACATCGGTGTGTACAAATGTGGTTTTGCAAAGCAACAGGGGCCATATGACGAG GCGGTCACGAAATTATACGAGGCTTTGGACAAATGTGAGgatattctaagcaagcaacgCTTTTTATGCGGCAATCAACTTACAGAGGCAGACGTGCGCTTGTTTACAACTCTTATAAGATTTGATGAG GTTTACTCTGTTTACTTCAAATGCAACAAGAAGCTCATCAGGGAATACCCAAATCTGTTCAATTACACCAAGGACATATATCAAATTCCTGGCATCAGCAGCACGGTTAACATGGAGTACATAAAAAAGAGCTACTATGGAGGCTACTCACCCATAAATCCATACGGGATTATCCCTGTGGGCCCAAACATCGATTATAATGCTCCACACGACAGAGAGAAGTTTAACGCCTAG